The Lycium ferocissimum isolate CSIRO_LF1 chromosome 8, AGI_CSIRO_Lferr_CH_V1, whole genome shotgun sequence DNA segment TTCGTTTTGTAAGAAAACTTGACTAGTGAAAAAAAGTGTCTGATAAAGTCAAAAAGAGTGTGATCACATATTTTAGAAAGCTCAATTAGTAAGAATAAAGCATTTGAAAGGGAGAAAAAATGGTGATCAGTTTATTTGCCAAGTAAATAATCGTCGTTACGCGAAAGATTTATAATTAAAAGAGTAATAACACGAAATAGTATATAGTGTGTAAATATATTGCAATTTCAAAGGTTTATAATTCCTAAAAACTTCGTCAATATAATGTAAATAGATTTGAATTTAAGATAATcaaaatattttggttgtttcatatttgaaatcaatATTCTTAAATACGTATTTAAATTACCAATTAATGGGTcctttaaaaatatatacacagaATCTTATAAGAATGTCCGTGTTATGCAATTCTACCCACTATGGTAAGTTGGTAACTGATCCATGAGTaatatgatttcaaaatttaaaattattatcaACAAATAGTAGCATTTTCTTATCTAGGATTATCAGTTGAAAATCTTCTATCGGAAAATCATGTGTAAAATTTActtcctccgtccatttttacttatcaTATATTGACTTGGCATGTCTATTAAgagttaaaattaaaatgataattttactatatcaccccTACTTATTGTTATGTAACCTAATAAttgaaatcaataaaacatGTACTTTATAAGTTGTGCAGCCGCTAAGAATTTCTTAAACTTGTCAATCCaataattaatactccctccgtcccataataagtgtcaccttagtaaaaaaaaaaaaattatcccataataagtgtcaccttagaaAACTAAGACACAAATTGGTTAGTTTTTTTCCAACAATACCCTTAGACAAAAACTGACAAGTGATGATCGGAAAAGCCACTTaataacttggtattgttggattctgAATGTCCAGAGGATAACTACtcatgcatgctctaatcaagaggaaaagtaatttatttttgttaaataggggtaatttagtaaactttacattgcattattgatttcttaatttgCGTATTTTTGGCTAAGGTAATGCTTATTATGGGACGAAGAGAGTATCTAATTTCGCTTATGGACATGGGAATTTGTAGTTGTGGGAACTTCTAGTTCTCAGATATCATAAAGTCTTTTTTGTGATCccaaaaaactttaaaaacaaTCTAGTACTACTCCACAAGTATTCACTAAAATTATTTAGTTCCTAGAAACATGCAACCGAAAAAAAGGTTGTCAGATGTTATAAAGAAAGATAAGGTATAAGTGGTAAAGAGCATATAGCAATCATGTTTGTTCATCTTTTGTGATGCATAATGATGCAAAGGCTCTATAATTCAATCTAGTGACTAATGAGCTTTGAGCTTTTCTACTCTAAGGTCCTATTCTTTATCAACGTGATCAGCtctctaatttttcattttttataatagTGACTTTTTGATCGGCtctctaatttttctttttcataaaaGTGATGTTTAGACTAATTTGTAtgcatttcaacttttttatcAGATATGTCTCTCACTGACAGTGGTATTAGGTAATTGTTCCATCAAAGTTTAGATAGATGGAACTATTTAGCAGACACCAATACAAGTATGAGGTAATTCTGACTATCACATTTTAGACAGATAGAATTATTTTACTGGATAATTGTTGCCTTCCACCGGCACTCATATAGACTACACATATAGATGTATTTTGTATACACATGTATTTAGTATCTATTGGGAATTGAACTCTAATTTATcatattttacaattttattgACCAGTACACCACACTTATAACCTCTGTTATATTGATGAGTGGTCACAATCCTAGCGGCGTACTTACTTGATgatgttttttctctttttcctttattcGTGAATTCTCAAATTTAAATTGGCTAGGGAATAAATCAAGTTCAAGTTCAGTTTTACTAGTCCTTCTGTTTGTGGATGCTCATCCACTTTGGGGAAAAAAGGAATTTTATTCGGCGTTCGATATTTATTTTGAGATTCTGCTAAGAAGATATTTTTGATCTTTAGTTGTAGTTGTTTTGAAGGGGTTTTATTTTGATGGATTTCTTGTAAATTACTACAAGTTAGAGGCATACGAAGTTCACTTGtgaaaatggatttttttaGTCCGCGTCTTAAATTAATAAGAATTTATCAAGAATGCAAAAAATGCTTAATTTTACTCAAATTGGCGTGTATTTTTCAACAGTCATAAGCTCATAGCAGtgtatttatagaaaaatagCCGGGTTTTAGTGGAGAATTCGTTAGCATCAGCACCACTTATGAATTAGATTGAAAACTTGGTATTTGCAGAATATGATTTGTTGCCAGAAAACTTTTGGGCTGACAGATGAGTCACACAAAAACTCATATAATTAACTGTCAAGAATCAGgtgaataaaaaaagattaatcaTACTATGTTATGATGGTTATCATTAGACTATTTTGCTTTTGACGCCTTTTCATGAGCAAACTAGGAATCATATCTGACATATTTATATTAGTACTGATTCCTTTTCAGTGATCGACAAGCTGTGCATCTTATTTGTATCGAACGGTTTTACATggtataaataatctatacaagAACTTCTCAATACATCAAAAATAGCCAAAAAAAACTGTACTAGCTAGTGTTTCAGGGATTGAATCCATTTCATCAAATTTGTGCAAAAAGGATAACAACATTTCTTGTCCAAATATAAATTGTTAAATCTTCTTAGCCTAAGAAAAGGTTTGGTGTAGCGGCATGCAAAAGCGAAGCTAGGGGCGCAAGGAAGTTCCCgcttcaccaaaaaaattacattataagtaCAAAATTATGTACACAGAGTGAAGGTTGAATCTCCATAGCTCTTTATgaatttacttctttatattatgAATTTCCTTGGTGAAATCAACCACCACTTGTCACTCTTCAAGCGTATTATGGTTAATAATTCTATATGAGAGTTGTGGATGACTCATATTGTGATGTGGGCTTTGCAAGTAGATGGGCCTCACTTTTCTTTCGCACTAGTAGGCGTAGTTTTGCTCTACTATGTATTGCCCTTTGATTCATGATGTATTGCCCTTTGATTCATGCTTTTATGTGTTGGGTCTtgtctttctatgcttttttaCCGTGACTTCTTTACTcttgttatttctcattttcgtaTCTTTTGATTTCATTGTTATATCCGactcttttcccttgtttttttGAGCCAGGAGGCCCTTCGAAACAATCTCCCTACTCTTCCAAGCGCAGTGTGAGGTAAAGCGTCTTGCGTACACTTAACCCCTCTCGTACACCACACTGTTAATTCaacgggtatgttgttgttgtaattctATGCCACTAATTGGACTGTCCACAACTAGTAATACTAGACAATGACACACCTTGAACTGCTCTTGGAGTTTTTCGATATTCACACACTATCTGCCCTAATATTCAAAACACATTAACTACTATACTACTTAAGAGAGATTTACATAGCGTCCTGAGTTCCTAAGTGATTTCTCCCGAGACTGATTTCAGAGGTCATTATAATCATGCCATCTGCCAATTCCAACACCAAATACTAAGAGCCCGAGAGAAAGACAACACAAATAGCATACACAATAGCATTCATGCTAGTCTCACGTATGTTCGATCGATCTGCCGGATGAATCTCAAATTTGCACCAACTGCTATTCACCAACTTTACAAGCTCTGGTACAGCATTTCGGAAGTGACATACATAACAAGACTTGACCAAGGAACTTTATGGTCATAGTTGAACAAAGGGTTCCAGGCTTCCCACCAAATTCAAGCTAAAGCACATAACACCAAGGGAACTTTTAATATGGTCTCAACGAAAGAACACACCATGTGCAAGACAGTTTCAAATTCAGGTTATTCTAAATAATTCAATCACATGGTTTCCAAATATAACGAAAAGGTACTATAAAAATCACAGGGCAAGGACGGTAATAATTTAGTGAGTCAAACATACACTGACTTTATCATATGCACTTTTTAGGGTGACTCGCTGCCCCTTGGAGAACCCCTTGGAGAACCATTTTCATAGTTACCCACTGGGCTCCTGTCATCCACTGGGCTTCCGTTCTCCCTATGGATTGGGCTATTGCTGCGACTGCGGCCATTTTCTTCAACGGGGCTCAAATCTCTACGATCATCCATTCTAGCATCATCTTTAGGGCTCATGCTATCGCCCCTTGGTGATGGCGTACCTCTCTCTTGTGGACTTCTTTCATCAGGTGAAAGGCTGTGTTTCCTTCCCTTCGATGGACGTGGTGATGATCTACGGTGACGGGGACTCCTTGATCTTCTCTCGTCGTCCTCAATGCTACGAGTCCTTGATCTTCTCTCTTCACGCTCAATGCTACGAGTCCTTGATCTTCTCTCTTCACGCTCAATGCTACGGTCCCTCTTCACAGGAGATCTGGAACGGCTGCAAGGAAATCAAACACAATAcgtgttaatattttatattatttatttagataTGGTGATGGGTACAAAATGTTTTGTAATACCATAAAGGCCAGATGAGATAACCAGAATCTGTTAGTAGTGACGGCACAACAGTAACACTTTCTTGGTTTAACAATGCAAGCTTGCTTATATTATCTACCCACATAATACATCTATGAAAAGACAAATGCAATTACTTATCCCACGGTATTATTTCAACCATGAGTGACAATGCCAATTTAggccccgtttggccataaataccaaaaaaaaattcactttttttggaattttcgaagttggagttggagttggagttgtgtttggccatagtttttgaaattgtagtttttggtgaaatgtagtgtaaaaaagtgaaaaaagttaaaaaattttgaaaaacaagtttttttcgtttttggtattccggagttgtattccggaaaaaagttaatattttttatggccaaacgctataAGTAAAAAAAgtcaataatttttatggctAAACGCCCACTTAGTATCTCAAAACATAAGGCTAAAGAAATCATCAATGAAGCGAAATGGAGCACATTCCCGAAAGGAGGAGCAAAAGGAGAGACCTGTAGCTACGACCTCTGCTGTAACTGCGGCTGCGACTTCTGCCACGACGAGGAGATGGTGAGCGGGAATAACTTCGTCCACGTCTATTATTCaataacaaaataagaaaattaaccGTTAAAGCAGACTAGAACATCAAAGAATATACAGGGTGAAAACGAGATGACCATGAGGAAATACTTCAATTTCTTGGGGCTATTCTGACAGTTTCTTTCTATATGACCTCGATCCCCACAGCGGTAACACTTGTTCTTCCAGTCCCCAGCCTTGCAATCTCGAGCCCAATGGCCATCAAGTCCACAATTAAAGCAACGACCTGTACCTGGAGGAGGACCTCTGCCGCCAAACTCTCGAGATCCACCTGGACCACGAGGGACCTGCaatgcaaaaaaaatttaatataaaaaggaCAACTTCTTGTTTAACTATTCTGAATAGGGAAAAAGATTAAGGCAAGCATCACCTCCAGAAAATACCCAGAAAAATAGATTCTTCAAGCAACGCAACTACTGAAGAGAATAGCGATAACCAGAGATCCCACCGCGGGTGGGGGGATGCCAAACAAGAAGTAAGAAAGTTATATCAAGAATTTAACATTATCTCCAAATTTTCGAAAAGGCCATTCTCAAAAATAATTGAGTTCAAACCAGTTCCGCGATATTTTCCCACTCATTGGGCATAAAGCCAGACACTCTtttcagttttttcttttttgcactGATATTCAAAATGTAGATTTCTAGTGTTGCACAAGTAAGAACATAAAGAATACTATGCATCTTGCAGTTGGGAACACATAACAAATGCAGACTGACTCACCCCTTTTGCAAACTCCACAATAATGCGGCTTCCATCAACGTCTCGCCCATTTAGGCCGTATCTTGCATCATCGGCATCTCGAGGATCACTAAATTCCTAGAATTAGCagtatatgaaaagaaaataaaaagaaaaaaaaaaaacttatatcACAAATACATGAGACAAGGTAGTCACCCTGCAACTCTAATAAATATCATTaatgaaaaagtgaaaaaaagaagaaaggcgTACCACAAAAGCATAGTCACGCTTCATATCCACATCACGTACTCTGCGTAAATGGGTTCCAGAAACAGTAAGGCCATCAAGTCATAAGAACCGAAGGGTTGATACTTCGCCCCTCAAAGATGAACTAAACACCACTTTTGAGGGTTGATACTTCGCCCCTCAAAGATGAACTAAACACCACTTTTGGGCTTGCGCCATTTCCATCAAAAAAACACGCAATAACATTATAGAAAGAATCGCCACACTCCGCAAGAATGGGAACCAATT contains these protein-coding regions:
- the LOC132068154 gene encoding serine/arginine-rich splicing factor RS2Z33-like; the protein is MPRYDDRYGGTRLYVGHLSSRTRSRDLEDVFSRYGRVRDVDMKRDYAFVEFSDPRDADDARYGLNGRDVDGSRIIVEFAKGVPRGPGGSREFGGRGPPPGTGRCFNCGLDGHWARDCKAGDWKNKCYRCGDRGHIERNCQNSPKKLKRGRSYSRSPSPRRGRSRSRSYSRGRSYSRSRSPVKRDRSIEREERRSRTRSIEREERRSRTRSIEDDERRSRSPRHRRSSPRPSKGRKHSLSPDERSPQERGTPSPRGDSMSPKDDARMDDRRDLSPVEENGRSRSNSPIHRENGSPVDDRSPVGNYENGSPRGSPRGSESP